One segment of Variovorax paradoxus DNA contains the following:
- a CDS encoding helix-turn-helix domain-containing protein produces MDKRYNALPLHAQLALRREAVEDVVSHPEWTLQACVRHLKKKMRLTSEEMAALAGVSTKTIQDIEQGRSAGTVQTMNRIFGMLGLKLAVVRMPETH; encoded by the coding sequence ATGGACAAGCGCTACAACGCACTGCCGCTGCATGCGCAGCTCGCCCTGCGGCGCGAGGCCGTGGAGGATGTCGTCTCGCACCCGGAGTGGACGCTGCAGGCGTGCGTGCGCCACCTCAAGAAAAAGATGCGCCTGACGAGCGAGGAGATGGCGGCCCTCGCGGGCGTCTCGACGAAGACGATCCAGGACATCGAGCAAGGCCGAAGCGCGGGTACCGTGCAGACGATGAACCGGATCTTCGGGATGCTGGGCCTGAAGCTGGCCGTGGTTCGAATGCCGGAGACGCACTGA